From the genome of Primulina huaijiensis isolate GDHJ02 chromosome 11, ASM1229523v2, whole genome shotgun sequence:
AAAATATTCAGACCTCTACTCCgttgaaaaaaaatagaaagataACTGCCAACTGATTCAGTAATTTGTATGTGAACTTACTAGAATATAATTCATTAGAGGAGTTGTCTTTCGCAGCAAGAGGCGAACAAAAACCTAGCACGTATAAGAATGAGAATCAATCaccaaacaaaaattaaagatataATTTAGTGAGGAACATCCAACATATGGTAAACTTAAGCAAGGAATTGATATACAAGGTCAAAATATATGACATGCTAGATCAAATATACACTTCAGAAACATAATTAGTCAGccaatataaaagcataaacATCCTTTTATATTAATCCAAGTCAATCaatatatgttgatttatttaaatcataacTAATCTGGTGTTACTTTCTCATCCAATTGCAAAAAGAAAGATCTACCATCTAAAAAACATGGGCATACAAATATGACATGAATCGATGAGCAGTCAAGCCAACAAATGCAATCatgcaaaaaatataaataattgttaAGCAATGATGGTCTTGTTCAGGGGACCAAAAAACACTGTTTCTGTTTCCCCAGACAAGATCAATGAGTACATGGTCCTGTTTATGTGCAACAGCCCCTCCATTTCTATTTCTGGACTGTTTATGTTTTTAGTTTGACTAACAAAAATATCTTTCACAAATATTTCACCCTTTTTACCATATTGCCTTTATTCTATATCCATTTCTTTATCattatttataaacttttattgttattttagtgaacttcaaaattattttaagtgtaaatataattttaaaatacattttatggATACCTTTTCAAgtgattaatattaatttttaactgcaatctaaataattttttattaattaaatatacgTGCACAAAAACATTGCCTACTAATACTTGTTTCAGtaattttgataataaatattgtttttaacattttttccCGAAACTGACATATGTTTCCGTTTCTAATCGGAAGAAACTTCAACTCCCTAACAAGcatctatttaaaaataaataaataaaaagactCATTCTATAACGAGCGCAaacaaaaaacacaaactaGACAGCAAAAACTTCACCACTACCAAAGGACCTGAACCTCTGAACAGGTCGAAATTGCAAGAAGCAATATGTATCATCTAGAATTAAGTCTATTTTAAACCAAAAAAGAAAAGGGAGCCACCGCAAGCCATCAGTCACAATTTTTACCAAGGAATCATTGATCATACCTTGCTGAAATGACCAGCCAATAATGTACTATGGGAGCGGTCATGATCCAAGAAAGAGAACAGCAGGTCTATCAACTGTTAACCAAAAGTAAAGTTAACAATAGATATTCAGAAATTAAATGATCAGCAAACTGTATAATTTTTACAACTTCATACCTCCTCATCCTCTACCAAAGCTTTGAGTATTATATCAACTTCACATGTGAAAATCTCACAAGCAATGAAAGGAAGCCTACAAGAGAAAACGAGAAAGGTCATTCACCAAACTTCTAGTTCGAAACACACTTCCATTCTATTCGAATGATATCAATAAGGAGTGGCGTTATAGCCTTGTAGGACACCTTGATACTTCTACTACACACACTCACTTGAATGCTCGCTCTTTCTCAGCTTCCTCTGGTGCATCTTCCACGATGTATTGAATGAGTTTCTTAATTTGAGCTCGTTCCCGCAAACTGCAAGAAAGTTTGGCATGATTTTTTCTTCACGACGTCAAAAGCATCGAAGTACTTGGCCTCTCAAAATCTAAGGTATTGTGACCTTTTTTACTTGCACTCTCAgctacaattaaaaaaaaaatgacaaaataattttactaCAACTCAATCTTTTTATTTACAAGATTTTTAACGCAATTTAATTACAATCTCACACTTCTAATTAttattcaaaacataattatgaaattatcaTACAATCACAAAATTCTCTCTTTGCAAATCAAACAATTGGTAAGTTTCATCTTTGCAATCCATCATAGCACAGAATCAATGCATGGGCATATCaatcaattttcaaattcatACGCAAACaacaattcaaaaattaatattttgaaaaatgccaTGGTACTTTCTCAAAAATTCTATAGTTGAAAGCTCAAACAATGCCACCTCACGATTAAATATTTACCCTACTCTAGACCTctaacaaaaattcaaaaatattttgaaaaatgctacagtattttctaaaaaattctaTAGTTGAAAGCTCAAACAATGCCACATCATGGTTGCATATTTACCCTACTCTAGACCATATATATTTTCAGCTCAAAGAGTCACATAGCGCAATGAAGTTCCAACATGTGTAGATAATCGATTTTTCTACGTATTGGaaggataaaaaaatttctcgaATAGCAtcggataaaaaaaaattctcaaataacaTCAGGCAGTTGATCTCTAGGATCATTTGGACATGACTGAAAGTACGAAACCTTGCATGTTGGTTAAGCTAAATGGCGATCATGGACCATTTGGCTGAACCAACATGAGGCTCAGCCCATATTCATACACCACTACTGGTCATGGGTCGTTAGGATGGTCCAGCATGGGCCGTACTAGCCCAACTGGTACCAACACTTTAAGAATCTAGGTACTTAAGCTGGAAGTCCTAGGTTCAAGTATTGGGAgaggcgaaagaaaccactttccAGGGGTGTGATATTCTACGAGTGACGGTGCATAGACATGGGCATGGGCTACGGCTCATGCTGGACCATCCTAACGACCCATGACCAGCAGTGGTGCATGAGTATGGGCTGATGCTCATGTTGGTTCAGGCTAATGACCCATGATCGTTACATTTCTACTGAGTGGCCATCAAAAGTTCAAATAAAACAAATCCAAAAATACACCTCAAGATGAAAAATATAAgctttactttcaccatgatgaACTGTTAGCTTAAATATGAGCTACAAATTAATCTTAAACCacttttaacaaaattaatagTTAGCTGTTGCAGTAAAGCATATTTATTAAAAGCCGATATCGCACACGTGTCTACTCAAGGCTCAACCTCGCCTAACGCCTGTTCCTTAGATAAAGTGCACACTTTAACCGATGATGCACTTTAAATGTTCAAGAAGCCTTATAGTACAATGAAGATGAAATGAAGATGACATTTATTCAATTTTGCTAATATACAAATGACTGTTATATGTAATGAAATTTTCTTaggtatttaaattttatcaaattatttgTTAGGATGCTTCACTTTAAGATGGTGCATGCCTTTACATGCACATAGCCTCCACAATATTCATGTGCCTTATTCTAATAACTATGCAACAAAGCATGAATATAAAGAACAATgaagatgaaaatattttgtttgatctTACAACATTTTGTATGGTGAGTGAACAAGAGCTTACCAATTGATAAGCCGGCCGTTGAGAGCTTTGCATTCTTGACTTATTTCATTCTCATCCAATAACTCGTCCAATGTAAAGTTTTCTTTATCTAAAATGGTTTCCACCTGAAATTTACATTTATCTGTGTTAGGATTGGCATCATAACCATTGCAAATTAAAAGCAATGGAAGACAAGCTTTCATACAAACAAACAAGACATGAGTCGCAAGTTCACCAGATGATATGACGAAGAAAACAAATACAAATATCACCCAAAGTCCATTTGAGCAATAGTTGATGGGCACTTACTGGAGATGCAGCGGAAAGGCCAGCCATATGCCAAAACATGGTGAATTTTGTAGATTGATGATCGAAGCGCAGTCACGGACTCGGATCTGTCGACTCAAAAACCCTAATACATACACCCGGGTAGGCACTTGCGGGCAACAATCTCCCTCAGAATCCAAATTGTAGGATAAATTCAGAGACAACATAGAACACGACCGACAGCAATGGTGACGGtgaaattaataaatatgtGATTTAGCAGTAATTGAGACCTTTATCTGATGATGATTAGAATATAATTGGACGAAAAAACATTGTTAAATTCCGATTTAATAAacctaattattattattattattattattttgataattaatattaatttgtaGTAATCattcataataaataaatatttatttatttttttcttttcaatccatattgtattttcttctttttatgCCAAGGTCTGGCCTTGGGTCTTTTCTACTCCTCCATACGATTCGGGTTCTCGTACAAAATGCTTGGCGGGTTATACGGCGACCTCCCCCCGCCGTCCTCTACCTCCGACGATAGCTCCACCTCCAATGTCTGGTCCAGCAGTGCTAAGATGGCGCCGCCAACCCTCCGGAAACCCTTCGCCACTCCTCAGACCATCCTCCGTTCCCAACCTCCGAAACCCAAACCAACCCACCCCAGCAACGTAGCTAGATCCGCCGCCGCAACTCAGCCTGTCACCGACCCCGGAACGGCATGGTTTCATCCAGCCCTTGTCGGGCTCACCGGCTCCGTCATGGAAGAATACGACCCTTCCCGGCCAAACGACTACGAGGACTACCTGCGGGAGCGGAAGCGGAAGCAAGCTGAGGCCGATGTTAGGAGAGAATTGGAGGAGAGAGAGATAAGAGAGAGGGAAAGGGAAGAGAGAGAAACGAGGGAAAGAGATCGCGATCGGGAGCGTGATCTGAATATATCAGGAGAGGAGGCGTGGCGGAGGAGGGCAGCGATGAGCGGCGGTGCTAGAGGTGCGCCAAGATCGCCATCACCACCTGCTTCCGGAAACAGTACGGCAGAAGGGTTTAGCATCGGGAAGTCGGAGAGCGGGGGGTTGGGATTGGGAGCTGAAGGTAAAATGACGGCGGCCCAGAGGATGATGGCAAAGATGGGATGGAAGGAAGGGCAAGGTTTGGGTAAGCAAGAGCAAGGGATTACGACTCCGCTGGTGGCAAAGAAGACGGATAAGAGGGCTGGTGTGATTGTGAATGCGAGTGAGTCCAGCAAGAAGGTCATGAGTGTAAATTTCAAAGGGCTTCCCACGAGGGTTGTACTCCTTAGAAACATGGTATGCATTTCGAATTATCTATTCGTCTGCCGATGTTGTTCTCTGTTTTGTTTTGCTCTTTTGAAGTTTAGCGCCATAGCCATGGGAATGTGAGTCAAGCCTACCCGATGGTTTCTTGAATTGTTATTCTTTGAGTTACTAATTTTGGAGTAATTTTTGTGTAGCTTAGTTGAACATATAATGTAGAGATGAACTGGCTTTTTTGGAGGTGTTTCCGAAACGGATGTCATATTCCTTGaatttttaatctttatttattgGGTAGCTACCTATATTAGCctgaataaaaaattttgtaattGGTTTGTATTGAAACTACATATCCTGATTGGGTTGTCAACCTATAGATTCTAATAATTGATCGGAAAAATTTTTGTTTCATATAAAAACAAATTGGTCGCAACTCTCTCATTTGACTCCAATGGAATGAGGTTTGGAGAAGGTTTATTCTTAATGTTTTCATCTTTCGGACATTGAGGGAGGGTCTAGTGCTAGTAATTATATGCGGACGTTGAATGAGATTGTAAATTAATCTTCCCAACAATTTGAAGCGTCTCATTTCTCTGGGTTTACCCTAAACATCCTATCACCTTTATGCAATGGATTTTACACTTATATGACATCACAAGCACTTGTTATGTTATGTCTAAGGATGTACATGAATGAATACATCGAAACTCTTCTCGACTGTGTTAAGACGCCATTGGATTCAACTTTTGCTTTAAATTTTTGTTCCAAGGTCTTGTTTATGTTTGTTGAATAGCAGTGCTGTGCTGTGCATAGTACAGACAGTTTTGGTGATATAGATTCTTTGATTATTCTGTAATATTCAGGTTATCCCCTTCCCTGCCCTATCCTTCTCTGATGTTTACTTTGAATCTAACTAAATTGTTCTTCCGGAAAACCTTATTTATCTTGCCGGTGGAAACAtggaaaaatgaaatatattacttAATTGTCACTGTTTGCTGTCCTTTTGACTGTAAAGAAAAGCTTCTCTGAAAATGATGGATGACTAAATTATATGAATTGTTCACTCGAGAAGAATTCACGCCGTAGGCTGCCGACTCCCAAGCGGAGATATGTGAGTGAGTGGTTACAAGGTATATGGATGAGAGATGCGATGGTGTTCCAAGCAATTTCTTTTTTGTCCCTTAGCTTCCTATATAAATATTCTCTTGGATTGAAATGTTTATGAAGTACTTGAATGTATTTTGAAGGATTAAGGGAGAGTTGAAGCTCGGGTCACCTCATCTCATACCCATGATCACTGCCTGAGTTTAAATACTATCTTTTTATATTGTTTGTGTTTCTTTTGGTTCCCTGTTCTGTTTGAGTTCAGATTTGTGATCTACTTTTTTTGTAATCCATTGTGAAGGTTGGTCCCGGTGAAGTGGATGATGATTTAGAGGGAGAGGTCGCAGAGGAGTGTGCTAAATTTGGTATAGTGACTCGTGTTTTGATATTTGAGATTACTGAACCAAACTTCCCCTCAGAGGAAGCTGTCAGAATATTCATTCAGTTTGAGAAAGCAGATCAAGCAACTAAGGCCCTTATAGAACTTGAAGGCCGGTTTTTTGGAGGTAGGACTGTTCGTGCTACTTTTTATGACGAGGAAAGATTTGATAAAAATGAATTGGCTCCAGCACCAGGAGAAATTCCTGGTTTCTAGCTTCTGCACTGGAAGATTATGAATGCATCTCGCTGGAAGGAAGCTTGTGCGCTGGTTTCTTTGGAACAATTATCGGATGCTTAGGATGTATCTTCGAATTCAGTCCTTTTATTTCTAATAATGGATCAGACTACATCTCAAAAGATTTCCGAGTCAAGGTCATGTTGGAAGTGCTTCTCTCCATAACTCTGCTCTTTAATTTCGTTCTTCGCTCACTCGGGTTTTGTTTGCTTTGTAATATGATTATCGTGGAATCCCCATTCTTCACCGAAATCATTCCCAAAACCGTGTGGTAATTATCTAATCTCGACACAAAGAGAAAATGTTTTGGAGCTTTTTCGATGTGGTTAAATATAATTGATATAATAAACCTACCACAAAACTTGACAGAGGTCGTAAAGGAATTCTCGAAAAATGAAGTCGGATGTGTGAAAGAAGGAAATATCATAATTGTTTCTAATGTTAcacaaaaaaaacataaatgaaGCCATTTGAGTTCAGCACCAGTGTGCACCCCACCAACAAAAAAAAGgactcaaaaaataaataataaattagtacACTAGCcgataataaatttgaaaaaacgTGACAGAGaagaatattttaattttctcaGGATGGATCAACCTTTCCTGGGCAGTCGACAACGATACAAAGCTCAAATACGGAGTTTGACAAAATAAATTAACTGAAGGGTACGTGCATATAATAATAACTCAACGCTTAAGCCAAGTGCATCCGCTAATGTGGATTCAAACAAAAGACCAGTTTACAAACATGAAAGCTAGGTTCAAACAAAAGACCAGTTTACAAACATGAAAGCTAGGCAGTGATTTGAATCCTCATCGTTCAGCACCTTCCACACGATCGCATGCTCGTATGAAACAGGCCTACCCATGCTCGAAACACACACTCCCGCCGGCAAATAAGCAAACCCCTGCATACATCGAGCAAACAATTAAACACGCAACCTTACTCAAAGTCGGACCATATCATCAGTATTGGGGTTCCAAGATTTCACCTGCTGCATGATCTTGGAGAATTCAGAAAGGAGAATCTTTCGACCAGCTTCATCTAGAATTTTATCAAGCATTATATCTTGAAGTGCCACCAAAGTGGTTTCCAGCATGTCAAGACCAGCCTGGTTTGCAAATGTAAATACAGCTGACACCTGTGTAATTCAAATTTGCAATTCATCTCTCAGTTGCACCTCTCAAAACCAGACATACTAATGCTACAAATTGAAGATGACTAACATTCATTTTGACAGAGCAGCACATGATAGCGTCGGTGTGGTGCCAAAGTTGTTTAAGAACAGAATCACCAGAACTGCATTCCGGCTGGAAGAGTTCAGCACCAGTGTGCACCCTACCAACAAAAAAAAGGACCCACGCAATTAGCAGTCTTAGATAATAGTGGAAATACTATGGTATTATCACAAGACACTAATAAAGAGATCACAAGAAATCATACATATAGCTCCTGAAAATCCATCGTGCAAATGTCACTGCCTCGGGTGAACCAGGGAGTGGCTTGGGTACCAAATGGGAGCTGAGCCTAGATGGGGCTATTGCCATGGCTACTCTCTGTACCGACCCCACTATACTACGAACATATTGACGGGCCATAGCAGCTACACTGTCCTGATAGTGACTTTCGAAAGTGAACTGAAATGCAATGGTCAAAACAGACCTAAGATTTTGACCGCTCACGTCAGCTTCACCAGCACAACGAGCTCCACCATGTCCTACCTCAAGGGCAGAAGCCAAGTCAAGCGTTCGAGTTGTTCCATGCCCATCCTGTATCAAAgaagaatatttatttcaattatttcacGTGATTTTCAAAGGCCAGATAAACGAGACTCCACTCAACTGATTTAGGATCCAATGGTATAATTCGGAAACCAGAAGGCAGTAAATGTGCATCATCACCAAATGATTCATCGATAGGTGCAAATACAAGCTGTGCACATGCACCAGATGTTTCATCGATCCCATCGCATAACTGTGACAAAATAGAAGAAATAAAGTTCTCGTATTCCATAGGATGGATTTAATTCCTCTTAATCTTTCTGTAAATAATCAGAACCTGTAACAAGTACATATCCCTTGACAAAGCAATGTCCTCTGGAGAGAAGGCATGTCCCTCCAAGCGAACAACCTCCAGAAACTAAATCCAGAGGAGCAAATCACATCAGAAATAACTGCAAAATCAATTTAACATTGGGAAAAACGTGTATAAGTGCATCAGATAGCTAAGGTACCTCTTCATGTTCAACAGTCTGTGCAAGTGGTAAAATCACTTGGCTGCTTGGAAACCCACCAGGTCTTGCAAAAGGGACTGCATAAGGATTGGCTTTAAGAGAAGCAGCAGAATAAACTTCAACACCATGATCGGCCCATTCTGATCGGTGCTCTCTGAGGAAACGAACAAGTAAAGCAGGCGGCACACTCTGCATCAGACAAAATACAAGTAAGATTTACACTTATCAAACACATGGACACAGGTTTCTATTTCGAAGAACAAAAAACAAACTTGGAGAAGCATTGATGCCCGAGCGCAGAGAACTCCACCAAAACTGGGAAGCATAGACAATGCATTAGACTGGGAACaaagaaatttgtttggagtCGAGTTGATGGCAATAGTTACGTCTTCCACTCCATCGGTGCTCATTATTGACCAACCATCATCAGCAAAGTCGTTGACAGCATCATTAAATCCCCTAAAGTAACTCACAAAAAGTAAAGTTCGGAAAATTAATCGTACAACACAGAACCAACTGAAAAGTCCCAAATTCAGTTTTGGCAATGTCGTCATATTCATACATAATATTTCTCACCTACACAATTTCTGACTTAAAGCTCTCAGAACAGCAGGTTGGCGACCACCATTACACTGAATCTCTCCATTCGTTTCTTGAGCAATTTGCCTAACATGACGTAAGGCCTGAACAACACATACAGTGTGCAAGTTAAATAGGCACAAAAAGAGCTCAAGTAAACACATAACAGTCCATGCGAGAGTCCTCACAGCCATAGTCATCTTCTGTGCAAGAAGTTTAGACGATTCATAAAGTGGCCTTATAACTTCAGGAACACTCCAAATCTGTGATAGAATAAAAGCCATATTACATTGTATAAGACTTATAAGGTAAATCAACAAAGAAACGCCTTACATCCAAGTCAACATGATCAACTATGTGGATGATACAGCCACCACCATCACATGGACGTATGAGGCAGCCACTAGGTAACAATTCACCTCTAACAAAGCAAGTAGCAGAAGGACCAGTCGGTCCACCAGTGGAAGATGTAAATGACCTCTCACAAATCTGAAAGCATCAGTACTTTAGATACAAAAGGGGATGTCGAGAAAGATGCAACATATAGTTTCACAAAGCCATACAGAATAGCCTGAAATCAACTGATTGAATCAGAACGCAGTTTGAAAACTGGAAATAATGCTAAGAATTAGCTCACCACAAGACTACCATCTTCCAAACTCTTAGTGTATCTCAATGTCCAAAAGTCACGAGCCGATGCCAGTGTTGTTGGTGCATAAGTCTTCAAGGAGAAAAAGGGTCCATTTACATCCAGTTGaaagcaaaataataatttttgtccTTTGTAGAGTCAGAAGAGAATTTCTAGGCAACAAACCTGCATATACACGAGCTCTATAGTCCCCCCATTTCCTGTGGGAATCACACTTGCTACATCAATACAGCGACAATCCCTATACCAAGAGAGGCGATCTTTGAGCAGTTCAGCGACCTGCAAAATATAGCATGTACAGTAAAACTTAAAAGAAGAtcgaatttcaaataaaaaaaaataacattaaacAAAATGAATATCACCTTTGTGGGCTCAAGACTCAGAAGGCCACAGGCTCGTGCTGCTACCCCACTACAGTTGCGGGACACGGCAACAATGCCAATAGAATCCGGACCAGGCtacacaaataaaaataaaacttaccACACAACAAGCAGAGTATTAAAACagcctaaaatttaaaaaaagcaAAGAAATATAATTAACGCACCTTCATCCCAATCATCTGGACCCAGTCGACAGCAGTTCCAGTAGCCTTTCCAAGGAACTCTGCCATGGCCTCCTCAGCTATCGCAAGCAGACTGATTCCGTCGAAACGAAAGCATGTAAGCATCCACTAAAACATTCTACACTACGGTAACAAAAACAATGGCAATAATTaggatttttttttgtcaattacCCAGCTGGGGTGTTAACATCTATCTGTTGATGCTGAGGTGCTGGGTTTTGCTGTTGCTGCTGACCATTCATGACCACAGACTCACAGCTTGTATCAGTGGTCGTACTCACCTATCGAGGATACAAAAAAACTAGTAAAACAATACACcaaagttaatttttttaagggAGCAACTCAATACCGCTAACTTACGGTGTGTATTTGCTGGCACATATAACCGTTGTCATAAACCAGTTGAGAGACCTGCTTTTGTAAGCGATCATTCTCTTCCATCAGCAACTTGTTCATGGCACTCAGTTTCCGATTCACGGACTGGAGGCGAGATGATTCCTTTCTCTGTTTTTCGCGGCATCTACATATTACTCAAATGTATTACCGAACGGTGAGAAAAGAATGCATATACCAAATACAAAGCAAGAGTCTTGGACCTAAACtcagataatattaatatcctACAAAAATgctacaaaataaataaatgatcaGTACCTTCGGTACCAGCTAATAACAGTCTAAGCATGTTTACAACAGGTTAAGTGAATATAAATGTCAAGACATTGAAAAAACGGCACAAGTGATGCAAGTGAATTTGAAGATAATAAATAAGCATGAGCTACTTGACCAAGTAGGAAAACCTGTACACTGAAAGTTAAGCCAGCCCGAAACCATTTAAATTATTTCCATGTTACTCCGGACTGTGACGTTTCTCAGTCTTGGTGAAATTTAAAAGGAAGCCAAGCAACCAAACCAGAATCGAAGAAAAAACAGGCCATCTTAACTTGAATGCCAAAGATAAAGCAGACTCAGAAGAAACTTTAAAAAAACACCGACTAAGTTAAACCAACGCAGTtcggaaaaataaatttcaagttacTGTAATTTGTACGgaacattttttaaattgaacCTACGAGTTAAAAAGATGAGGCCAAAAAGTCGAAAGCCGTGAATTTCCAGAATCTTTACAGGGATAACAATAACAGTAACAATATCATTGTGCTTGATATACATGAAGCATACGTAAAAATTCTACCTACGTATATATATCCAAAAacatttgtaaattttttaaaaaataaaagatatatcCAAAAACAAGAACCCCGCACACTTCCTGATTTCCTGATAAACTCACAACACCAAGTTTCTAAAAATTCTATCTTTAACGTAGAGAAGGACCAAAACCCGTCTATTCAATAGTCATAACATCCTCAAGACTCATACCTGCGGTTCTGAAACCAGACTTTGATTTGCTTCGGCTCAATGTTAGATAAAATAGGGCATTCCCTAATCAGCTGTTGTCTTCGCAAAGAGCTAGGCTTCGGGCACTCAGCGTAAACCCTTTCGAGAGCATCGACTTGCTCCGGTGTGTACCGCACATACTTGCTAGCATCCATCTGCTGTTGCTTGCTATTACTGCAACTGCCGTTACTTTCTCGGTACATAAAAAAGTTATGTTGAAGAAAAGCAGCAAACCCACAAAACTCAAGCGAGAAAAACCCTTGCCAAATACTGTATTTCGAGAGAGAAAAAATGGCGCCTTTGAAAGTTACATGGACAGGTAGGCTCTCCCCTCACAGAGAGCCTCCTCTTTCGCTCATGAAGATGTTGCTGTTTCGAACTTGGTGTGTTTATCTCTCGCGAGGAGGAAAATATTGGAGAATTTGTGAAGTGGGGAGAGGATTGAATGCGATCCCCGGGTCTTTATCTAAGACGCCAATCTCGAGGATTTCAGGGAAAGTGAAAGGTGGAGAGGGAAAGAGAGAGAGATTGTAGTTTTATTGTACATGCATACATATACACACAGAGAGagaatttgaaaataatgtAGGGAAAAAGAAAACGATTACCAGTAATTAGTTACCAGGTTTCTTTCATTTCTGGATCGTTCCACGCATTTTGTCAACAAGTTAGGCAAATGcgttacattattattattataataaaacgATAATCTTGATAGGAAGTTCCATTTTCTGTGATATTTTAGGCCCTGTACTCAACTGTAGCTAATATAATATAATCCATTTTTTTATATCCAATCCAGTCTCCAAACTGATTACGGGCATCAAATACACAACACAGCATGCATTTATTAGAAATTGGGAAAAGGGAGAATTATATTGCAGGCACATGAGGGGTGTAAAGATACACAAAACAGATCAAATATTGAGGATACTAAATGGATGGCAGAAAGGGCTGCCTTTATTGGAATCAGAATGGCAGAGGCATTTTTAAGCAAAAAACAAGCTTTGTAGCTTCCTCCCACCCAAtggacaaaatattaaaaaaatttgaaaagctacatctctctctctctgtcaAAGTGTAATGATGCAATGGCTTCTcctcctctctctctctctcttaaatttgtgttatattatatacataCAATTACACAAACATATACATACACGAGTTCCATGTATACATACGCACGCATGTAAATGTATAGACCATTATATTGTAGTCTGTACTTGGAATACTCAAAAAATATACTACGGGCTGAaaggaaaataataaatgaaGAGGAAACCGAACAAagtgcatttttttttatttttgtataaaacacaaaatattaATGGAAAGCTGAGAATCtaatcgattaaatattttaaacaaattaCAAGATTATGCTtgcattttttattattgtcattttattttaagcTGGACCCAATCATATGCTAAAACTCAAGTCATCGTATTATAATTCAACGACACACTGTGacaaataattaacatataGTTTGAGTTAGTCAAAAATTGTTggtttaattatataaacaataatGTGTTTTT
Proteins encoded in this window:
- the LOC140988914 gene encoding homeobox-leucine zipper protein ATHB-14-like; this translates as MYRESNGSCSNSKQQQMDASKYVRYTPEQVDALERVYAECPKPSSLRRQQLIRECPILSNIEPKQIKVWFQNRRCREKQRKESSRLQSVNRKLSAMNKLLMEENDRLQKQVSQLVYDNGYMCQQIHTVSTTTDTSCESVVMNGQQQQQNPAPQHQQIDVNTPAGLLAIAEEAMAEFLGKATGTAVDWVQMIGMKPGPDSIGIVAVSRNCSGVAARACGLLSLEPTKVAELLKDRLSWYRDCRCIDVASVIPTGNGGTIELVYMQTYAPTTLASARDFWTLRYTKSLEDGSLVICERSFTSSTGGPTGPSATCFVRGELLPSGCLIRPCDGGGCIIHIVDHVDLDIWSVPEVIRPLYESSKLLAQKMTMAALRHVRQIAQETNGEIQCNGGRQPAVLRALSQKLCRGFNDAVNDFADDGWSIMSTDGVEDVTIAINSTPNKFLCSQSNALSMLPSFGGVLCARASMLLQSVPPALLVRFLREHRSEWADHGVEVYSAASLKANPYAVPFARPGGFPSSQVILPLAQTVEHEEFLEVVRLEGHAFSPEDIALSRDMYLLQLCDGIDETSGACAQLVFAPIDESFGDDAHLLPSGFRIIPLDPKSDGHGTTRTLDLASALEVGHGGARCAGEADVSGQNLRSVLTIAFQFTFESHYQDSVAAMARQYVRSIVGSVQRVAMAIAPSRLSSHLVPKPLPGSPEAVTFARWIFRSYMVHTGAELFQPECSSGDSVLKQLWHHTDAIMCCSVKMNVSAVFTFANQAGLDMLETTLVALQDIMLDKILDEAGRKILLSEFSKIMQQGFAYLPAGVCVSSMGRPVSYEHAIVWKVLNDEDSNHCLAFMFVNWSFV
- the LOC140988227 gene encoding DNA-damage-repair/toleration protein 111, which translates into the protein MLGGLYGDLPPPSSTSDDSSTSNVWSSSAKMAPPTLRKPFATPQTILRSQPPKPKPTHPSNVARSAAATQPVTDPGTAWFHPALVGLTGSVMEEYDPSRPNDYEDYLRERKRKQAEADVRRELEEREIREREREERETRERDRDRERDLNISGEEAWRRRAAMSGGARGAPRSPSPPASGNSTAEGFSIGKSESGGLGLGAEGKMTAAQRMMAKMGWKEGQGLGKQEQGITTPLVAKKTDKRAGVIVNASESSKKVMSVNFKGLPTRVVLLRNMVGPGEVDDDLEGEVAEECAKFGIVTRVLIFEITEPNFPSEEAVRIFIQFEKADQATKALIELEGRFFGGRTVRATFYDEERFDKNELAPAPGEIPGF